A stretch of the Chloroflexota bacterium genome encodes the following:
- a CDS encoding creatininase family protein, with amino-acid sequence MYSFRNTTKQLTDVGVDTAIISVGSTEQCGPCLPLHIDTLVAEYFARAFGELLNAYVLPTLPFNTAEEHASFTGTVTLRPATVMLVLEEIVAGLRTQGFRKQVLTCGHGGSYWLTAFIKHINRQFADIVVVNAHQGGDRVWEEARKQAGLAGRGEVHGGAESRALALYLAPDCVLPGPFGSAVAEDEQAYMDYMTWDKLTPDGSWGAYAESDAEVATAEAGHALLAYFAEHQGKWLAEHLRGACERKGIPA; translated from the coding sequence ATGTATTCGTTTCGCAACACCACGAAACAACTGACCGACGTCGGTGTAGATACTGCGATTATTAGCGTCGGGTCCACCGAACAGTGCGGCCCGTGTCTTCCTCTCCACATCGATACGCTTGTCGCGGAGTACTTTGCGCGGGCGTTTGGCGAACTGCTCAACGCCTACGTGCTGCCGACCTTGCCTTTCAACACCGCTGAAGAGCACGCCTCGTTCACAGGTACGGTCACGCTGCGGCCGGCTACCGTGATGCTCGTGTTGGAAGAGATTGTGGCCGGTCTGCGGACGCAGGGCTTCCGCAAGCAGGTGCTCACCTGCGGTCACGGCGGCTCGTACTGGCTCACAGCCTTCATCAAGCACATCAACCGGCAGTTTGCGGACATTGTGGTCGTCAACGCTCATCAGGGCGGCGACCGCGTCTGGGAAGAGGCGCGGAAACAGGCCGGTCTCGCCGGTCGCGGTGAGGTGCACGGTGGCGCGGAGTCCCGCGCGCTTGCGCTCTATCTCGCGCCGGACTGTGTGCTCCCCGGCCCGTTCGGCAGCGCGGTGGCGGAAGACGAACAAGCTTACATGGACTACATGACGTGGGACAAGCTCACGCCGGACGGCAGTTGGGGAGCATACGCTGAGAGCGACGCGGAGGTAGCCACCGCCGAGGCGGGGCATGCTCTGTTAGCGTACTTTGCAGAGCATCAGGGCAAGTGGTTGGCGGAGCATCTAAGGGGCGCGTGCGAGCGCAAGGGGATTCCGGCATAG